A single window of Debaryomyces hansenii CBS767 chromosome F complete sequence DNA harbors:
- a CDS encoding DEHA2F14520p (similar to uniprot|Q8X0E0 Neurospora crassa B14A6 Related to novobiocin biosynthesis protein novR), whose product MAPTSVEKTVETAGKNYVMGEEGSHNLAKGMEHPHKLPKFENPYDKRKWMLEHMAGAFRVFGRKGYSEGSAGHISLKDPVTPGTFWINPLNKHFSLIKASDLVHIDLECNVLEDGNQAAVNAAGFSIHAAIHKARPDIVSACHTHSIHGKTYSTFGKELEMINQDVCIFHERHSVFSNFGGVALDEREGEEIAEALGPDGLGVILQNHGLLTVGKTVDEAAFLFNLMEDSCHAQLLADAASAGGYKKQFINDEVATYTRHMTGDPESLYAEFQPDFELELELTNSAFLK is encoded by the coding sequence ATGGCACCAACTTCAGTAGAAAAAACAGTTGAAACAGCGGGAAAAAATTATGTGATGGGTGAGGAAGGGTCCCACAACTTGGCTAAAGGAATGGAACATCCACATAAGCTACctaaatttgaaaatccATACGATAAGAGAAAATGGATGTTGGAACATATGGCAGGAGCATTCCGAGTATTTGGACGTAAAGGATATTCGGAAGGATCGGCCGGACATATTTCACTTAAGGACCCAGTTACCCCAGGAACGTTTTGGATTAATCCATTGAATAAGCACTTTTCGTTAATAAAGGCGAGTGATTTGGTACACATCGACTTGGAGTGTAATGTATTGGAGGATGGGAACCAGGCAGCGGTGAATGCAGCGGGGTTTTCGATCCATGCGGCCATCCATAAAGCCCGTCCAGATATAGTTTCGGCTTGCCACACGCACCTGATTCATGGAAAGACATACCTGACTTTTGGAAAGGAGTTAGAAATGATCAACCAGGATGTATGTATTTTTCACGAGAGACATTCTGTTTTCAGTAACTTTGGGGGAGTGGCTCTAGACGAAAGAGAAGGAGAAGAGATCGCAGAAGCGCTTGGACCCGATGGGCTTGGTGTCATTTTGCAGAATCACGGGCTTCTTACCGTTGGTAAGACTGTTGACGAGGCAGCATTCCTTTTCAACTTAATGGAAGACTCTTGTCACGCACAGTTGTTAGCGGATGCTGCAAGCGCTGGAGGTTACAAGAAGCAGTTTATCAATGACGAGGTTGCTACCTATACACGCCATATGACTGGTGACCCCGAATCATTATATGCTGAATTCCAGcctgattttgaattggaaCTTGAGTTGACTAATTCTGCTTTCCTCAAGTAA
- a CDS encoding DEHA2F14542p (some similarities with uniprot|Q12256 Saccharomyces cerevisiae YOR273C TPO4 Polyamine transport protein), protein MSVSNTSDSNSSDETADRDFMYSEGQEPKNILIPEASYFPLDVENYSGSNNELTCEVNNMDNDGPISQGQPSNENYTNDGCNISSDHSSLEDNQINANHGAVDVNKLNWDSLDDKDNPQNWSKWKKLYVTYSVALICLSVTLGSSLYVAGVPELVRAFGASQVLCISGLTFYLLGLAFGPAVAAPLSEVIGRRWIYVFSLPISMLFTMGIGLCQNIYSILILRFFCGFIASPALAVAGGSISDLWDPSEIGTAMATFCLAPFLGPVLGPMIGGFAAEHKGWRWTMWVSLIISGAVLPFAIFLPETYKPIILVKRAEKRGMKLNKQPIDKLYFKDMAKITLLRPVEMLVVEPIVSVFSIYVSFIFAVLFGFFEAYPVIFQGVYHMDLGVSGLPFIGSGVGLLIGVTFFVIMDKFVYNPRNQDGTRGRRDENGKLILSAPETKLLPAKIGAFCLPISLFWLGWTGRTGSIH, encoded by the coding sequence ATGAGCGTATCCAATACCTCTGACAGTAATCTGAGCGACGAGACCGCAGATCGTGATTTTATGTATAGTGAAGGCCAAGAAcctaaaaatattttaatcCCTGAAGCTTCATATTTTCCTCTAGATGTAGAAAACTATAGTGGATCCAATAATGAGCTAACATGTGAAGTTAATAATATGGATAATGATGGGCCAATATCTCAGGGTCAGCCCTCTAATGAGAACTATACCAATGATGGCTGTAATATATCTTCTGATCATTCATCTTTAGAAgataatcaaattaatgCTAATCATGGTGCTGTGGATGTTAATAAACTAAATTGGGATTCGTTAGACGATAAGGATAACCCACAAAATTGGTCAAAATGGAAGAAGTTGTATGTTACATATTCTGTTGCACTCATATGTTTATCTGTTACCCTTGGTAGCTCGTTATATGTTGCTGGTGTGCCAGAATTGGTGAGAGCGTTTGGAGCTTCGCAAGTGCTTTGTATCTCTGGCTTAACGTTCTATTTACTAGGGTTGGCATTTGGCCCCGCGGTGGCTGCACCATTATCTGAAGTCATCGGTCGCCGGTGGATATATGTATTCTCGTTACCGATTTCCATGTTATTTACTATGGGTATCGGCTTATgccaaaatatttattctatTCTTATTTTAAGATTTTTCTGTGGATTCATCGCTTCGCCTGCATTAGCTGTTGCAGGTGGGTCAATTAGTGATCTTTGGGATCCATCGGAAATTGGAACTGCCATGGCTACTTTCTGTTTAGCCCCCTTCCTTGGTCCAGTTTTAGGACCTATGATCGGTGGTTTTGCGGCTGAGCACAAGGGTTGGAGGTGGACAATGTGGGTTTCCTTAATCATTTCTGGTGCAGTTCTTCCGTTCGCAATATTTCTTCCTGAAACGTATAAACCCATAATCTTGGTCAAAAGAGCAGAAAAAAGAGGAATGAAGTTGAATAAGCAACCAATAGACAAGCTATACTTTAAAGACATGGCAAAAATCACATTGTTGCGTCCAGTGGAGATGTTGGTTGTAGAACCAATTGTTAGCGTCTTTTCTATCTATGTTTCGTTCATCTTTGCTGTATTATTTGGGTTCTTCGAAGCATATCCCGTTATCTTTCAAGGTGTATACCATATGGACCTAGGTGTTTCAGGACTACCCTTCATTGGATCGGGTGTCGGACTACTTATAGGTGTCACCTTTTTCGTCATAATGGACAAGTTCGTTTATAACCCTAGAAACCAAGATGGCACCCGAGGGAGGAGAGACGAGAATGGGAAATTGATTCTATCTGCTCCAGAAACAAAACTACTACCAGCAAAAATAGGTGCGTTTTGCCTCCCTATATCGCTTTTCTGGTTAGGCTGGACAGGCAGAACCGGTTCCATCCACTGA
- a CDS encoding DEHA2F14454p (similar to uniprot|Q12082 Saccharomyces cerevisiae YDL157C), with translation MSNILSVFNPPPSRDIPDEPCLPCTAIQSLMSFAGGLYLNSNSLFKDSKGKINVHKNPIWWQNSVKSLGILLIGLGAYRAGEAGLMVWNRKRN, from the coding sequence ATGTCTAATATACTATCAGTATTCAACCCTCCACCATCCAGGGATATCCCAGACGAGCCGTGCTTGCCATGCACCGCCATCCAGTCGCTTATGTCGTTCGCAGGTGGTCTTTACCTCAACCTGAACTCGCTTTTCAAAGACCTGAAGGGAAAAATCAACGTTCACAAGAACCCCATATGGTGGCAGAACTCGGTCAAGTCGCTTGGTATCTTGTTGATAGGTCTCGGGGCCTACAGGGCTGGCGAAGCGGGCCTTATGGTGTGGAACCGTAAACGGAACTGA
- a CDS encoding DEHA2F14476p (some similarities with uniprot|P14922 Saccharomyces cerevisiae YBR112C CYC8 General transcriptional co-repressor): MEQQFLSVDSSLDPQLHNNIQQGRMINNSVGNNNGGMVSDNNNDSGENSVRVNANMAVGHAGPSGGDGSNHRVGGHGDSNSGGDGREVKNEAFELSNPSNPAIATAQAMLNHDASYPGQYSLNGMQGGQIPSNSIPSNQIQTGSMPGGQLSNTQMAENQLANSQMQGNLQSNLHIPQQMSQLPVQQQEMEDGKLMAPIPPLHIQQQIVNNQNIDESPIKPRVRLESDSVEQMLRSSCTRCKKEFDQPIIIPQSNDNTQGPKPLAEPKIYKLCQHCRDLQRKRSRRWQKKTKDKSGACRRCGSEIPADQQKFVLCPSCRENLRTRKANRAAQGKCVHCSGPLDASIITGDDKSAKLKDRVKSGNFKVCQRCRENDKIRRTNLERRGHCNRCAKTLDPADIGKHKVCVNCRTRKKRSTNSETSTEIPLINNNVAMMPNDQATMAMLSNTGNFVPQAQHPISQQYNPQQYVQVPAQNQAQTQAQVQAQQQYNQAIAQQQAFNQAMAQAQAQAQAQNQQHSQQQQQHQHNQQLQQQQHQHQIQQQSQQYSQQHHQQEANRAAVEFQNAMAAAVAHQPHMPSGNGN; this comes from the coding sequence aTGGAGCAACAGTTTTTGAGTGTTGATTCACTGTTGGATCCCCAGTTGCATAATAACATACAACAGGGTAGGATGATAAATAATAGTGTGGGCAACAATAACGGCGGTATGGTGAGcgataataataatgattctgGAGAGAACAGTGTTAGGGTTAATGCCAACATGGCCGTGGGACATGCGGGACCGAGCGGTGGAGATGGCAGCAACCACAGGGTAGGAGGCCATGGAGACAGCAATAGTGGTGGAGACGGACGAGAGGTGAAGAACGAGGCGTTCGAGTTGTCGAACCCGTCGAACCCAGCTATTGCGACGGCACAGGCGATGTTGAATCACGATGCAAGTTATCCAGGGCAGTACCTGCTAAACGGCATGCAGGGTGGCCAAATACCAAGCAATAGTATACCAAGTAACCAGATACAGACGGGCCTGATGCCAGGTGGCCAGTTATCGAACACGCAAATGGCAGAAAACCAACTAGCAAACAGTCAAATGCAAGGGAATTTGCAGAGCAATCTTCATATACCCCAGCAGATGTCGCAGTTACCGGTACAGCAGCAAGAAATGGAGGATGGCAAGTTGATGGCACCCATCCCACCATTGCATATCCAACAACAGATCGTGAATAATCAGAATATTGATGAGTCGCCGATCAAGCCTAGAGTCCGGTTAGAGTCCGATAGTGTGGAACAGATGCTAAGATCGTCATGCACTAGGTGCAAAAAAGAGTTTGACcaaccaataataatacctcaatcaaatgataatacACAAGGCCCTAAGCCGTTGGCAGAGCCGAAGATCTACAAGCTCTGTCAGCACTGTCGAGATTTACAACGGAAACGGTCTCGTCGTTGGCAAAAGAAGACCAAGGATAAATCGGGTGCGTGCCGTCGGTGTGGACTGGAAATTCCGGCCGACCAGCAGAAATTTGTTTTATGTCCGTCATGTCGAGAGAACTTAAGAACCAGGAAAGCTAATAGAGCAGCGCAAGGGAAATGTGTGCACTGTTCGGGCCCTCTAGATGCTTCAATCATCACCGGTGATGATAAGTCCGCTAAGTTGAAGGATAGAGTTAAATCTGGGAACTTCAAAGTTTGCCAGCGGTGTAGAGAAAACGATAAAATCAGAAGAACGAACTTGGAGAGGCGAGGCCATTGTAATAGATGTGCTAAGACGTTGGACCCTGCTGACATTGGTAAACATAAGGTGTGCGTCAATTGTCGTACcagaaagaaaagatcAACCAACAGCGAAACCTCGACCGAAATCCCTCTTATTAACAATAATGTTGCTATGATGCCTAACGATCAAGCCACTATGGCCATGTTATCGAATACGGGTAATTTTGTTCCTCAAGCACAACATCCAATATCTCAACAGTACAACCCTCAGCAATATGTCCAGGTGCCAGCTCAAAATCAAGCACAAACCCAAGCACAGGTACAAGCCCAACAACAATACAACCAAGCTATCGCTCAACAGCAGGCTTTCAACCAAGCAATGGCCCAAGCTCAGGCCCAAGCTCAGGCCCAAAATCAACAGCACCtgcaacaacagcaacaacatCAACATAATCAACAGTTACAACAGCAGCAACACCAACACCAAATTCAACAACAGCTGCAACAATACTCACAACAACATCACCAACAAGAAGCTAACAGGGCAGCAGTCGAGTTTCAAAATGCTATGGCCGCAGCTGTTGCCCATCAACCTCACATGCCCTCTGGGAACggaaattaa
- a CDS encoding DEHA2F14498p (weakly similar to uniprot|P06784 Saccharomyces cerevisiae YDL159W STE7 Signal transducing MAP kinase kinase involved in pheromone response) has translation MMRLNNDSSTSIGSNKDKKLPPIPNSQENEAKTTNIIPNEDSILESKTLKRKNFKKLSLDSPSTTSTPSASQAENTSTDMGLRYPPSSKSGRIRPAPLMNLNRNSQGKLNINQSNRNIDPDTQSSTDVIINHFSNLELSNMNKRNPSIASRKRQTVISSISPTKSSASSPNDANLNSLNLTDQQSPIATTSSIKLNNNDLLTLKNLGSGNSGTVSKILHIPTQKTMAKKIIHIDSKSVIQTQIIRELRILHECQSPFIIEFYGAFINNNNTIVICMEYCNCGSLDKILPLCQNNQFPLFVLKKLSYAILSGLTYLYSTHKIIHRDIKPSNVLMNHKGEFKLCDFGVSRELTNSLAMADTFVGTSTYMSPERIQGLTYGVKSDVWSMGLMLIELARGIPVWVDDGEEEGPQGPEGILDLLQRIVNEAPPSLANKTNTTTNQPFDDILCKFIDSCLIKDDNLRKSPWDLLNEPQGFISGVEKGLYDKDVKVWAKGIRKLHKEKNES, from the coding sequence ATGATGCgattgaataatgattcgCTGACTTCAATAGGATCAAACAAAGACAAGAAGTTACCCCCAATCCCGAATTCACAGGAAAATGAAGCAAAAACCACCAATATTATACCAAATGAGGATCTGATATTAGAATCCAAGACATTGAAACGtaagaatttcaagaaattgtcATTAGACTCACCATCAACAACATCTACACCATCAGCATCGCAAGCAGAAAATACGTCAACAGACATGGGATTACGATACCCACCTAGCTCTAAGTCGGGTAGAATTAGACCAGCACcattgatgaatttaaacAGGAACTCACAGGGTAAATTAAACATCAATCAAAGTAATAGAAATATAGACCCAGATACACAGTCGTCTACGGATGTTATTATAAACCATTTTTCGAATCTTGAGTTatcaaatatgaataaGAGGAACCCTTCGATTGCAAGCAGAAAAAGACAAACAGTTATTTCCTCCATATCTCCAACGAAATCTAGTGCATCATCTCCGAACGATgcaaatttgaattctcTAAACTTAACAGATCAACAATCGCCTATCGCGACGACATCCTcgataaaattgaataataatgactTGTTGacgttgaagaatttgggTTCTGGGAACTCAGGGACTGTTTCGAAGATCCTTCATATTCCAACACAGAAAACAATGGctaaaaaaataatacatatCGATCTGAAAAGTGTCATTCAGACTCAGATAATAAGGGAGTTACGGATATTACACGAATGCCAATCTccatttattattgaattttacGGAgcttttattaataataacaacaCAATAGTGATTTGCATGGAATACTGTAATTGTGGGTCTTTAGATAAAATCTTACCACTTTGTCAGAATAATCAATTTCCCTTATTTGTATTAAAGAAGTTGTCCTATGCAATTCTATCGGGGTTAacctatttatattctacGCATAAAATCATCCATCGAGATATTAAACCAAGCAATGTCCTAATGAATCATAAAGgtgaatttaaattatgTGATTTCGGTGTCCTGAGAGAATTGACTAATTCGCTCGCGATGGCGGACACTTTTGTGGGGACATCAACATATATGTCACCAGAGAGAATACAAGGTTTGACTTATGGTGTAAAGTCAGATGTTTGGTCTATGGGTTTAATGTTGATCGAATTAGCAAGGGGAATCCCTGTTTGGGTAGACGATGGTGAGGAGGAAGGTCCTCAAGGCCCTGAGGGTATTCTAGATTTGTTGCAAAGAATCGTCAACGAGGCGCCTCCTTCCTTAGCCAATAAGACTAACACAACAACAAATCAACCGTTCGATGATATATTATGTAAATTTATCGATTCTTGTCTAATAAAGGATGACAATTTGAGAAAATCACCATGggatttattaaatgaacCCCAAGGATTCATATCGGGAGTCGAAAAGGGGCTTTACGATAAAGACGTCAAGGTGTGGGCCAAAGGGATAAGAAAATTGcataaagaaaagaatgAGAGTTAG